A single window of Helicobacter pylori DNA harbors:
- a CDS encoding shikimate kinase: protein MRHLVLIGFMGSGKSSLAQELGLALKLEVLDTDMIISERVGLSVRGIFEELGEDNFRMFEKNLIDELKTLKTPHIISTGGGIVMHDNLKGLGTTFYLKMDFETLIKRLNQKEREKRPLLNDLTQAKELFEKRQALYEKNASFIIDARGGLNNSLKQVLQFIA, encoded by the coding sequence ATGCGGCATTTGGTTTTAATCGGTTTTATGGGGAGCGGTAAAAGCTCTTTAGCGCAAGAATTGGGGTTGGCTTTGAAATTAGAAGTGTTGGATACGGATATGATCATTAGCGAGAGGGTGGGCTTGAGCGTGAGAGGGATTTTTGAAGAGCTTGGCGAAGACAATTTCAGGATGTTTGAAAAAAATTTGATTGATGAATTAAAAACGCTCAAAACCCCCCATATTATTTCTACCGGTGGGGGCATTGTGATGCATGATAACCTTAAGGGCTTAGGCACAACTTTTTATCTCAAAATGGATTTTGAGACCTTGATTAAGCGTTTGAATCAAAAAGAAAGGGAAAAACGCCCCCTTTTGAATGATCTCACTCAAGCCAAAGAGCTTTTTGAAAAACGCCAAGCCCTCTATGAAAAAAACGCCTCTTTTATTATTGATGCAAGGGGTGGTTTAAATAATTCTTTAAAACAAGTGCTACAATTCATCGCATAA
- a CDS encoding menaquinone biosynthesis family protein — MISVAHSPDADDIFMYYAIKFGWIDCPIKNKTFHNIALDIETLNQEALKNTYDVSAISFGLYPKIANDYALLPTATSFGNGYGPKLVKKKGVKLKKDFRVALSGEHTTNALLFKIYYKHARIAYMNFLDIEKAVLEEKVHAGVLIHENILDFHDELEVEKELWDVWKELIKVDLPLPLGGMAIRRSIPLYRAILIKKALIKAVEVALKHQNLLSEMLLERSLIRVNKERLRTYLSLYANETSTRLSEVQILAIDKLFELGYQHGFYANLLKTKDCLLTDEYLKYRFS; from the coding sequence TTGATTAGTGTCGCTCATAGCCCTGATGCTGATGATATTTTCATGTATTATGCGATTAAGTTTGGCTGGATAGATTGCCCCATTAAAAACAAAACATTCCACAACATTGCCCTTGATATTGAAACCCTAAACCAAGAAGCTCTAAAAAACACTTATGATGTGAGCGCGATAAGCTTTGGGCTATACCCTAAAATTGCGAACGATTACGCTTTGCTCCCTACAGCGACAAGCTTTGGGAATGGCTATGGGCCTAAATTAGTGAAAAAAAAGGGCGTGAAATTGAAAAAAGATTTTAGAGTCGCATTAAGTGGGGAGCACACCACCAACGCCCTCTTGTTTAAGATCTATTACAAACACGCGCGCATCGCTTATATGAATTTTTTAGACATTGAAAAAGCGGTTTTGGAAGAAAAAGTGCATGCGGGCGTGCTCATTCATGAAAATATCTTGGATTTCCATGATGAATTAGAAGTGGAAAAAGAATTGTGGGATGTTTGGAAAGAACTCATTAAAGTGGATTTACCTTTGCCTTTAGGGGGCATGGCGATTAGGCGATCCATCCCTTTGTATCGCGCGATTTTGATTAAAAAGGCTTTGATTAAAGCGGTTGAAGTTGCTTTAAAACACCAAAATTTGCTCTCTGAAATGCTGTTAGAGCGCTCGCTCATTCGTGTCAATAAAGAGCGCTTACGAACTTATTTAAGCTTGTATGCGAATGAAACTTCAACGCGCTTAAGTGAGGTTCAAATTCTCGCCATAGACAAGCTTTTTGAATTGGGCTATCAGCACGGATTTTATGCTAACTTGTTAAAGACTAAAGATTGCTTGCTCACTGATGAATATTTAAAATACCGCTTTTCTTAA
- the ccoN gene encoding cytochrome-c oxidase, cbb3-type subunit I, whose product MQENVPLSYDYSISKLFLYAMVGFGIIGMLIGIVLAFELSFPNLNYIAGEYGVFGRLRPLHTNAVIYGFTLGGIWASWYYIGQRVLKITYHQHPFLKIVGLLHFWLWILLLILGVISLFAGLTQSKEYAELMWPLDIIVVVAWVLWGVNMFGSMSVRRENTIYVSLWYYIATYVGIAVMYIFNNLSVPTYFVADMGSVWHSISMYSGSNDALIQWWWGHNAVAFVFTSGVIGTIYYFLPKESGQPIFSYKLTLFSFWSLMFVYIWAGGHHLIYSTVPDWVQTLSSVFSVVLILPSWGTAINMLLTMRGQWHQLKESPLIKFLVLASTFYMLSTLEGSIQAIKSVNALAHFTDWIIGHVHDGVLGWVGFTLIASMYHMTPRLFKREIYSGRLVDFQFWIMTLGIVLYFSSMWIAGITQGMMWRDVDQYGNLTYQFIDTVKVLIPYYNIRGVGGLMYFIGFIIFAYNIFMTITAGKKLEREPNYATPMSR is encoded by the coding sequence ATGCAAGAAAATGTGCCTTTGAGTTATGATTATTCCATTAGCAAATTGTTTCTTTATGCGATGGTTGGCTTTGGGATAATAGGCATGTTAATAGGGATCGTATTAGCCTTTGAATTGTCTTTCCCTAACTTGAATTACATTGCAGGGGAGTATGGCGTTTTTGGCCGCTTGCGTCCCTTACACACCAATGCAGTGATTTATGGTTTCACTCTTGGGGGGATTTGGGCGAGTTGGTATTATATCGGTCAAAGGGTGCTTAAAATCACTTACCACCAACACCCCTTTTTGAAAATTGTAGGGTTATTGCATTTTTGGCTCTGGATTCTTCTTTTAATTCTAGGGGTTATTAGCTTGTTTGCTGGTCTTACTCAATCTAAAGAATACGCTGAATTGATGTGGCCTTTAGATATTATTGTGGTTGTGGCATGGGTGCTATGGGGGGTTAATATGTTTGGGAGCATGAGCGTCAGAAGAGAAAATACCATTTACGTGTCTTTATGGTATTACATCGCTACTTATGTGGGTATAGCGGTGATGTATATTTTCAATAACCTTTCTGTCCCCACCTATTTTGTCGCTGATATGGGGAGCGTTTGGCATTCTATTTCTATGTATTCAGGCAGTAATGATGCGCTCATTCAATGGTGGTGGGGGCATAATGCGGTCGCTTTTGTCTTTACGAGTGGGGTGATTGGCACGATTTATTATTTCTTGCCTAAAGAGAGCGGCCAGCCTATCTTTTCTTACAAACTCACTTTGTTTTCTTTTTGGAGCTTGATGTTTGTTTATATTTGGGCGGGCGGACACCATTTGATTTATTCCACCGTGCCTGATTGGGTACAAACCCTTTCTAGCGTGTTTTCAGTGGTGTTAATCTTGCCTTCGTGGGGGACAGCGATTAACATGCTTTTAACGATGAGAGGCCAATGGCACCAGCTCAAAGAAAGCCCTTTAATCAAGTTCTTAGTTTTAGCTTCAACTTTCTATATGCTTTCCACGCTAGAAGGCTCCATTCAAGCCATTAAAAGCGTGAACGCCTTAGCCCACTTCACCGATTGGATTATAGGGCATGTGCATGACGGCGTGCTTGGGTGGGTAGGCTTCACTTTGATTGCGAGCATGTATCACATGACGCCTAGGCTTTTCAAAAGAGAGATTTATTCAGGCAGGCTTGTGGATTTCCAATTTTGGATCATGACTTTAGGGATTGTGCTTTACTTTTCGTCCATGTGGATTGCAGGGATCACGCAAGGGATGATGTGGAGGGATGTGGATCAGTATGGGAATCTCACTTACCAGTTCATTGACACGGTTAAGGTGCTAATCCCTTATTACAATATTAGAGGCGTTGGGGGTCTTATGTATTTTATTGGATTTATTATTTTTGCTTACAATATTTTTATGACCATCACAGCAGGCAAAAAATTAGAGCGTGAGCCCAATTACGCCACGCCTATGTCTAGATAG
- a CDS encoding adenine-specific DNA glycosylase: protein METLHNALLKWYEEFGRKDLPFRNLKGINAPYEVYISEVMSQQTQISTVVERFYSPFLEAFPTLKDLANAQLEEVLLLWRGLGYYSRAKNLKKSAEICVKEHHSQLPNDYQSLLKLPGIGAYTANAILCFGFREKSACVDTNIKRVLLRLFGLDPNIHAKDLQIKANDFLNPNESFNHNQALIDLGALICSPKPKCAICPLNPYCLGKNHLEKHTLKKKQEIIQEERYLGVVIQNNQIALEKIEQKLYLGMHHFPDLKENLECKLPFLGAIKHSHTKFKLNLNLYSAAIKDLKNPVRFYSLKDLETLPISSMTLKILHFLKQKNLFGG from the coding sequence TTGGAAACTTTACACAACGCCCTTTTAAAATGGTATGAAGAATTTGGGCGAAAGGATTTACCCTTTAGGAATTTAAAGGGCATTAACGCTCCCTATGAAGTCTATATCAGCGAAGTGATGAGCCAACAAACCCAAATCAGCACGGTGGTTGAGCGTTTTTATTCCCCTTTTTTAGAAGCTTTCCCCACTTTAAAAGACTTAGCGAACGCTCAATTAGAAGAGGTTTTATTGCTCTGGCGAGGGCTTGGTTATTATTCAAGGGCTAAAAATTTAAAAAAAAGCGCTGAAATTTGCGTGAAAGAACACCACTCACAACTACCCAATGACTATCAAAGCCTGTTAAAACTCCCTGGGATTGGCGCATACACGGCTAATGCGATTTTATGTTTTGGCTTTAGAGAAAAGAGCGCATGCGTGGATACCAATATCAAGCGCGTGCTTTTAAGGCTCTTTGGTTTGGATCCTAATATCCACGCTAAAGACTTGCAAATTAAGGCGAATGACTTTCTTAATCCTAATGAAAGCTTTAATCATAACCAAGCCCTAATTGATCTAGGGGCTTTAATCTGCTCCCCTAAACCCAAATGCGCGATTTGCCCTTTGAATCCTTATTGTTTAGGTAAAAACCACCTAGAAAAACACACGCTTAAGAAAAAACAAGAGATCATTCAAGAAGAGCGTTATTTAGGCGTTGTGATCCAAAATAACCAAATCGCTTTAGAAAAAATAGAGCAAAAACTCTATTTGGGGATGCACCATTTCCCTGACTTAAAAGAAAATTTAGAATGCAAACTCCCCTTTTTAGGTGCGATCAAACACAGCCACACTAAATTCAAGCTCAATTTAAACCTCTATTCAGCTGCAATAAAGGATCTAAAAAACCCCGTTCGTTTTTATAGCCTTAAAGACTTAGAAACTTTACCCATAAGCTCTATGACGCTTAAAATCTTGCATTTTTTAAAACAAAAAAATTTATTTGGGGGCTAA
- a CDS encoding DUF4006 family protein — MKFLNGLAGNLLIVVILLCVVVFFALKAIHIQKEQATNYYRYKDINALEAKNTQNRANYELINQGSKK; from the coding sequence ATGAAATTTTTAAACGGATTAGCAGGGAATTTACTGATTGTGGTTATCTTATTGTGTGTGGTCGTTTTTTTCGCGCTCAAAGCGATCCATATCCAAAAAGAGCAAGCCACCAATTATTACCGCTATAAGGATATTAACGCTTTAGAGGCAAAAAACACCCAAAACCGGGCTAATTATGAATTGATCAATCAAGGGAGCAAAAAATGA
- the recA gene encoding recombinase RecA, with product MAIDEDKQKAISLAIKQIDKVFGKGALVRLGDKQVEKIDAISTGSLGLDLALGIGGVPKGRIIEIYGPESSGKTTLSLHIIAECQKNGGVCAFIDAEHALDVYYAKRLGVDTENLLVSQPSTGEEALEILETITRSGGIDLVVVDSVAALTPKAEIDGDMGDQHVGLQARLMSHALRKITGVLHKMNTTLIFINQIRMKIGMTGYGSPETTTGGNALKFYASVRIDIRRIAALKQNEQHIGNRAKAKVVKNKVAPPFREAEFDIMFGEGISKEGEIIDYGVKLDIVDKSGAWLSYQDKKLGQGRENAKALLKEDKALANEITLKIKESIGSNEEIMPLPDEPLEEME from the coding sequence ATGGCAATAGATGAAGACAAACAAAAAGCGATTTCTTTAGCGATCAAACAAATTGATAAGGTTTTTGGTAAGGGGGCGTTGGTACGCCTTGGGGATAAGCAAGTAGAAAAGATTGACGCTATTTCTACAGGCTCGTTAGGGTTGGATCTAGCTTTAGGGATTGGGGGCGTTCCAAAGGGTAGGATCATTGAAATTTATGGGCCAGAGTCAAGCGGGAAGACCACTCTAAGCTTGCACATTATTGCAGAATGCCAAAAAAATGGCGGCGTGTGCGCGTTCATTGACGCTGAACATGCCCTAGACGTGTATTATGCTAAGAGATTGGGCGTGGATACGGAAAATCTACTCGTTTCCCAACCAAGCACAGGCGAAGAAGCTTTAGAGATTTTAGAAACGATCACCAGAAGCGGAGGGATTGATTTAGTGGTGGTGGATTCGGTGGCGGCCCTTACGCCTAAAGCGGAGATTGATGGGGATATGGGCGATCAGCATGTGGGCTTGCAAGCAAGGCTTATGAGCCATGCGTTAAGAAAAATCACCGGTGTCTTGCACAAAATGAACACTACTCTCATTTTTATCAATCAAATAAGAATGAAGATCGGCATGACGGGCTATGGGAGTCCAGAGACCACAACCGGAGGTAACGCTTTAAAATTCTATGCGAGCGTTAGGATTGATATTAGAAGGATTGCGGCTTTAAAACAAAACGAACAGCATATCGGTAACAGGGCTAAAGCCAAAGTCGTTAAAAATAAAGTCGCTCCGCCCTTTAGAGAAGCGGAATTTGACATCATGTTTGGGGAAGGGATTTCTAAAGAGGGCGAAATCATTGATTATGGCGTGAAATTAGACATTGTGGATAAGAGCGGGGCATGGCTTAGCTACCAGGATAAAAAGCTAGGGCAAGGCCGAGAAAACGCTAAAGCCCTACTGAAAGAAGACAAAGCCCTAGCGAATGAAATCACTCTTAAAATTAAAGAGAGTATTGGCTCTAATGAAGAGATCATGCCCTTACCCGATGAGCCTTTAGAAGAAATGGAATAG
- the ccoO gene encoding cytochrome-c oxidase, cbb3-type subunit II: MFSFLEKNPFFFTLAFIFVFAIAGLVEILPNFFKSARPIEGLRPYTVLETAGRQIYIQEGCYHCHSQLIRPFQAEVDRYGAYSLSGEYAYDRPFLWGSKRIGPDLHRVGDYRTTDWHEKHMLDPKSVVPHSIMPAYKHLFIKKSDFDTAYAEALTQKKVFGVPYDTENGVKLGNVEEAKKAYLEEAKKITADMKDKRVLEAIERGEVLEIVALIAYLNSLGNSRINANQNAK, from the coding sequence ATGTTTAGTTTTTTAGAGAAGAATCCGTTCTTTTTCACTCTTGCGTTTATTTTTGTGTTTGCAATCGCGGGCTTGGTGGAGATTTTGCCCAACTTCTTCAAATCCGCTCGCCCGATTGAAGGCTTACGGCCTTATACGGTTTTAGAGACAGCGGGGAGGCAAATTTATATCCAAGAAGGTTGTTATCATTGCCATTCCCAGCTTATTCGCCCTTTTCAAGCTGAGGTGGATCGATATGGCGCGTATAGTTTGAGTGGGGAATATGCGTATGACAGGCCATTTTTGTGGGGTTCTAAAAGGATTGGCCCTGATTTGCACAGGGTGGGGGATTATCGCACAACCGATTGGCATGAAAAGCACATGCTAGATCCTAAAAGCGTTGTGCCGCACAGCATCATGCCCGCCTATAAGCATTTATTCATCAAAAAGAGCGATTTTGACACCGCTTATGCAGAAGCTTTGACGCAAAAAAAGGTTTTTGGCGTGCCTTATGACACAGAAAACGGCGTGAAATTAGGGAATGTAGAAGAAGCGAAAAAAGCCTATTTAGAAGAAGCGAAAAAAATCACAGCCGACATGAAAGACAAGAGAGTTCTAGAAGCGATTGAGAGAGGTGAAGTGTTAGAAATTGTGGCTTTGATCGCTTATTTGAATAGCTTGGGTAATTCCAGAATCAACGCTAATCAAAACGCTAAATAA
- a CDS encoding cytochrome c oxidase, cbb3-type, CcoQ subunit → MDLESLRGFAYAFFTILFTLFLYAYIFSMYRKQKKGVVDYERYGYLALNDALEDELIEPRHKEVHDKGIKES, encoded by the coding sequence ATGGATTTAGAAAGTTTGAGAGGTTTTGCGTATGCGTTTTTCACTATTCTTTTTACGCTCTTTTTGTACGCTTATATTTTTAGCATGTATAGAAAGCAAAAAAAGGGTGTCGTGGATTATGAGCGATACGGGTATTTAGCGTTAAATGATGCTTTAGAAGATGAGTTGATTGAACCACGCCATAAAGAAGTTCATGATAAGGGCATAAAGGAAAGTTGA
- the ccoP gene encoding cytochrome-c oxidase, cbb3-type subunit III: MDFLNDHINVFGLIAALVILVLTIYESSSLIKEMRDSKSQGELVENGHLIDGIGEFANNVPVGWIASFMCTIVWAFWYFFFGYPLNSFSQIGQYNEEVKAHNQKFEAKWKHLGQKELVDMGQGIFLVHCSQCHGITAEGLHGSAQNLVRWGKEEGIMDTIKHGSKGMDYLAGEMPAMELDEKDAKAIASYVMAELSGVKKTKNPQLIDKGKELFESMGCTGCHGNDGKGLQENQVFAADLTAYGTENFLRNILTHGKKGNIGHMPSFKYKNFSDLQVKALAEFIQSLKPLED, from the coding sequence ATGGATTTTTTAAACGACCATATAAATGTTTTTGGCTTGATTGCAGCGCTTGTGATTTTAGTTTTAACCATCTATGAATCCAGTTCGCTCATTAAAGAAATGCGCGACAGCAAATCTCAAGGTGAGCTTGTAGAAAATGGGCATTTGATTGATGGGATAGGGGAGTTTGCCAATAATGTGCCAGTAGGCTGGATCGCAAGCTTTATGTGCACGATTGTGTGGGCTTTTTGGTATTTTTTCTTTGGGTATCCGCTGAATAGCTTTTCTCAAATCGGGCAATACAATGAAGAGGTTAAAGCGCACAACCAAAAATTTGAAGCCAAATGGAAGCATTTGGGTCAAAAGGAATTGGTGGATATGGGTCAAGGCATCTTTTTAGTCCATTGTTCGCAATGCCATGGCATCACCGCTGAGGGCTTGCATGGGAGCGCTCAAAATCTGGTGCGTTGGGGTAAAGAAGAGGGCATTATGGACACCATTAAGCATGGCTCTAAGGGTATGGATTATCTTGCTGGGGAAATGCCCGCTATGGAATTAGACGAAAAAGACGCTAAAGCGATTGCGAGCTATGTGATGGCAGAACTTTCTGGCGTTAAAAAGACGAAAAACCCTCAACTCATTGATAAAGGCAAGGAGTTGTTTGAAAGCATGGGTTGCACAGGCTGTCATGGCAATGATGGTAAGGGCTTGCAAGAAAATCAAGTGTTTGCGGCCGATTTGACCGCTTACGGCACAGAGAATTTTTTAAGAAACATCTTAACGCATGGCAAAAAGGGCAATATAGGGCATATGCCATCATTCAAGTATAAAAACTTTAGCGACTTGCAAGTTAAAGCGTTGGCCGAATTTATCCAATCGCTAAAACCCTTAGAAGATTAA
- the eno gene encoding phosphopyruvate hydratase: MLTIKDIHALEVMDSRGNPTIQASVVLSDNTKASAIVPSGASTGKREALELRDNDKTRFLGKGVLRACENVNSVIKHHLIGLEAINQAFVDERLRALDGTPNYANLGANAVLGVSMALARASAKALNLPLYRYLGGANALTLPVPMLNIINGGTHANNSIDFQEYMIMPLGFESFKEALRASAEVYHTLKKLLDEKNQLTSVGDEGGFAPNFNNNVEPLEIISQAIEKAGYKLGEEIALALDVASSELVDEHFNYHLKGENKILDSRELVAYYKELVAKYPIVSIEDGLSEDDWEGWAFLSKELGRQIQLVGDDLFVTNASILQKGIEKNVANAILIKPNQIGTISETLETIRLAKHHAYQCVMSHRSGESEDSFIADFAVALNTGEIKTGSTARSERIAKYNRLLEIEHELKGGIYIGKELFKHG, translated from the coding sequence ATGCTAACCATTAAAGATATTCATGCTTTAGAAGTGATGGATAGTAGGGGCAATCCTACCATTCAAGCCAGCGTGGTTTTGAGCGATAACACTAAGGCGAGCGCGATTGTGCCTAGTGGGGCGAGCACCGGTAAAAGAGAAGCGTTAGAATTAAGGGATAATGACAAAACCCGTTTTTTGGGTAAAGGGGTTTTAAGGGCATGCGAAAATGTCAATAGCGTGATCAAACACCATTTAATAGGGCTTGAAGCGATCAATCAAGCCTTTGTGGATGAGAGGTTAAGGGCTTTAGACGGCACGCCTAATTACGCTAATTTGGGGGCGAACGCTGTTTTAGGCGTTTCTATGGCGTTAGCAAGGGCTAGCGCGAAGGCCTTAAATCTGCCATTATACCGCTATTTAGGAGGGGCTAACGCTTTGACTTTGCCGGTGCCGATGCTCAATATCATCAACGGCGGAACGCATGCGAACAATTCCATAGACTTTCAAGAATACATGATCATGCCTTTAGGGTTTGAGAGTTTTAAAGAAGCCTTAAGAGCGAGCGCGGAAGTCTATCACACGCTTAAAAAACTCCTAGATGAAAAGAATCAGCTCACAAGCGTGGGCGATGAGGGGGGTTTTGCGCCTAATTTTAACAACAATGTAGAACCCCTTGAAATCATTTCTCAAGCCATTGAAAAAGCCGGCTATAAACTAGGCGAAGAAATAGCGCTCGCTTTAGATGTGGCGAGCAGTGAGTTAGTGGATGAACATTTCAATTACCATTTAAAGGGCGAAAATAAGATTTTAGATTCGCGTGAATTAGTGGCTTATTATAAAGAGTTGGTGGCAAAATACCCGATTGTGTCCATTGAAGATGGTTTGAGCGAAGACGATTGGGAGGGTTGGGCGTTTTTGAGCAAGGAATTAGGGCGTCAAATCCAATTAGTGGGCGATGATTTGTTTGTAACGAACGCGAGCATCTTGCAAAAAGGCATTGAAAAAAACGTTGCGAACGCCATTTTGATCAAACCCAATCAAATCGGCACCATTAGTGAAACTTTAGAGACCATAAGATTGGCCAAACACCATGCCTATCAATGCGTGATGAGCCATAGAAGCGGGGAGAGTGAGGACAGCTTTATCGCTGATTTTGCGGTCGCATTGAATACGGGAGAAATCAAAACCGGATCCACCGCAAGGAGTGAAAGGATCGCTAAATACAACCGCCTTTTAGAAATTGAGCATGAATTAAAAGGGGGGATTTATATCGGTAAAGAGTTGTTTAAGCATGGCTAG
- a CDS encoding DASS family sodium-coupled anion symporter, which produces MIKQTLIILAPFFIATLLYFLGAPDGLNPNAWLYFCIFMGMIIGLILEPVPSGLIALSALVLCIALRIGASDGVASANKAISWGLSGYANKTVWLVFVAFILGLGYEKSLLGKRIALLLIRFLGQTPLGLGYAISLSELCLAPFIPSNSARSGGILYPIVSSIPPLMGSTPNNNPNKIGAYLMWVALASTCITSSMFLTALAPNPLAMEIATKMGVNEISWFSWFLAFLPCGVVLILLVPLLAYKTCKPTLKGSKEVSLWAKKELESMGRFSLKEILMLSLTLLALLGWIFGKPLGLHASATALITMVLMAFCKIVSYEDIIKNKSAFNIFLLLGSLLTMAGGLKNVGFLNFIGNAAQNFLEHAHLDPLIAVLFIVALFYLSHYFFASITAHVSALFALFVGIGSHIQGVNLQELSLFLMLSLGIMGILTPYGTGPSTIYYGSGYIPSKDFWKLGFIFGFVYLIVFLSVCVPWVKFIAYRWL; this is translated from the coding sequence ATGATTAAACAAACTCTCATCATTCTTGCCCCTTTTTTTATCGCAACGCTGTTGTATTTTTTGGGCGCACCAGATGGGTTAAACCCTAACGCATGGCTTTATTTTTGTATTTTCATGGGCATGATTATAGGGCTAATTTTAGAGCCGGTGCCATCAGGTTTGATAGCATTAAGTGCGTTAGTGCTGTGTATAGCGTTAAGAATTGGAGCGAGCGATGGAGTAGCGAGCGCTAATAAAGCCATTTCGTGGGGTTTGAGCGGGTATGCGAATAAAACGGTGTGGCTTGTGTTTGTCGCTTTTATTTTGGGTTTAGGGTATGAAAAAAGCTTGTTAGGGAAACGGATCGCTCTTTTACTGATTAGGTTTTTAGGGCAAACCCCTTTAGGTTTGGGCTATGCGATCAGCTTGAGCGAATTGTGTCTAGCCCCCTTTATCCCTAGCAACTCCGCTAGAAGTGGGGGCATACTCTATCCCATAGTTTCTTCTATCCCGCCCTTAATGGGTTCTACCCCAAACAATAACCCTAACAAAATCGGCGCGTATTTGATGTGGGTCGCTTTGGCTTCAACTTGCATCACTTCGTCCATGTTTTTAACCGCGCTCGCTCCTAACCCCTTAGCAATGGAAATCGCTACCAAAATGGGGGTGAATGAAATCTCATGGTTTTCGTGGTTTTTAGCGTTCTTGCCTTGTGGGGTGGTTTTGATCTTGCTTGTGCCTTTATTGGCGTATAAAACCTGCAAACCCACCTTAAAAGGCTCAAAAGAAGTGAGTTTGTGGGCTAAAAAAGAATTAGAAAGCATGGGGAGGTTTTCTTTAAAAGAAATTTTAATGTTGAGCCTCACTTTATTGGCTTTACTGGGTTGGATTTTTGGCAAACCTTTAGGCTTGCATGCGAGTGCGACGGCTTTGATTACCATGGTGTTAATGGCGTTTTGTAAGATCGTAAGCTATGAAGACATCATTAAAAACAAGAGCGCGTTCAATATTTTTTTATTACTGGGATCGCTACTCACGATGGCTGGCGGGCTTAAAAATGTGGGTTTTTTAAATTTTATTGGCAATGCGGCCCAAAATTTTTTAGAGCATGCTCACTTGGATCCGTTAATAGCGGTATTGTTTATTGTAGCCTTATTCTATCTGTCGCACTATTTTTTCGCTAGCATCACCGCTCATGTGAGCGCGTTATTCGCACTTTTTGTAGGGATTGGTTCGCATATTCAAGGGGTCAATTTGCAAGAATTGAGCTTGTTTTTAATGCTTTCTTTAGGGATTATGGGGATTTTAACCCCCTATGGCACAGGCCCATCCACCATTTATTACGGGAGCGGGTATATTCCAAGCAAGGATTTTTGGAAATTAGGGTTTATTTTTGGCTTTGTGTATTTAATCGTGTTTTTAAGCGTGTGTGTGCCTTGGGTTAAATTCATCGCTTATAGGTGGTTGTAG
- a CDS encoding AMIN domain-containing protein → MLKKMIGLVAVLSVLLARDNPFEPEINSKNLQGGFNGIYDSYFKEIHVDLPTSARILKQITLTYQDIDGSIHSKVVGIDKSIDWHYPLKLSQHTLNQDAFEKRYQIQDFDFSMANNTMILRSPYKILRSFVLVNPYRIVLDTQKGPLDIYQNRDLNQKFFSQIKVGTHKDYYRITLILDGKYRYLLEEKNGAYELKLK, encoded by the coding sequence GTGTTAAAAAAGATGATAGGTTTGGTGGCGGTTTTAAGCGTTTTATTAGCCAGAGACAACCCTTTTGAGCCTGAAATCAATTCCAAGAATTTGCAAGGGGGCTTTAATGGGATCTACGATAGTTATTTTAAAGAGATCCATGTGGATTTGCCCACGAGCGCTAGGATTTTAAAACAAATCACGCTCACCTACCAGGATATTGATGGCTCTATCCATTCTAAAGTCGTGGGCATTGATAAAAGCATCGATTGGCATTACCCCTTAAAGCTCTCCCAACACACCCTTAATCAAGACGCCTTTGAAAAACGCTACCAGATCCAAGATTTTGATTTTTCCATGGCAAACAACACGATGATTTTGCGATCCCCTTATAAAATTTTGCGCTCTTTTGTGCTGGTCAATCCTTATAGAATCGTGTTAGACACGCAAAAAGGCCCTTTGGATATTTATCAAAATAGGGATTTAAACCAGAAGTTTTTTTCTCAAATTAAAGTCGGCACGCACAAAGATTATTACCGCATCACGCTCATTTTAGACGGGAAATACCGCTATCTTTTGGAAGAAAAAAACGGGGCGTATGAATTAAAATTGAAATAA